The Psychrobacillus sp. FSL K6-2836 nucleotide sequence TACCTGATTCTAATGAATTACCTGATGCAACAACTGCTTGTTCATGCCTATTAATAGCTTCCCTCGCAATTGTAGCTAAATCGATTCCACTAAGTTGTGAAACTGTACCAGTAAAATAACGCTCAATTACATCTTTACTAATACCAACAGCTTCAAAAATTTGAGCGCCACGGTAACTTTGAACAGTGGAAATCCCCATTTTGGACATTACTTTTACTACACCATCCGCAATACCTTTACTATATTTTGCAACTGCCTCTGAATAAGTACTAGTTATATGACCATCTTGTATTGCTTCTCCAATCGTTGCATAGGCAAGATAAGGATTGATAGCATCTACACCAAATCCAATAAGCGCAGCAAATTGATGAACCTCTCTGGCTTCACCAGATTCCACAATAATACTTACTTTTGTGCGATTTCCATTACGCAGTAAATGCTGGTGAACATGACTTGCTGCTAGTAATACCGGAATTGTTTGCTGTTGTTCTGAAATATGTCTATCCGAAAGTATAAATAGTGAAGTTCCTTGTTCGATCAGAACGTCTACTTTTTCAGATAGAATTTCTAAATCCAATTTTAAATCTTCAGACATATTTAATTGAAGGACTGCAGGTGTAAAATATTTTATAGTATTCTCTTTTAAATGTGCTAGTTGGCCATTTGTTAAGATAGGTGTGTCTAAGAAAATCCGTTTTGCGTTAGAGGCATTAGGATGTAGCAAATCTCCTTCTGAACCAAGCAGTGTCATCGTAGAAGTTACAATATGTTCCCTTATCGAATCAATAGGTGGATTTGTAACTTGTGCAAAAAGCTGTTTAAAATAATTGAACAATGACTGCGGCCGATCAGATAAGACCGCTAACGGCGTATCATTCCCCATTGACCCAATCGGATCTTTCCCATCCACTGCTATCGGAATCATATACTTATGCACATCTTCAAATGTATAACCAAATACTTTTTGACGGAATAATAAATCAACAAGCTCTTCTGCTTTTTCTTCCATAACGGGAAGCTTATACATATTTTCTGTTAACCATTGTTGATAAGGCTGTGCTTTTGCCATTTCTGTTTTTATTTCTTCATCAGAAATTATTCTTCCTTTTTCCAAATCAACTAACAGCATTCTTCCAGGGCTTAGACGTTCTTTATATAAAATATTCTCTTCGTCTATGTCCACTACTCCAACTTCGGACGAGAAAACAATATAGTCATCTTTCGTAACTAGATAACGTGCAGGACGCAACCCATTTCGATCTAAAATAGCACCAATCTGTTTGCCGTTTGTAAAAGAAATAGCCGTAGGACCATCCCATGGCTCCATCAAACTGCTATGATATGCATAGAAAGCTTTCTTTTCTTCCGATATATGCGGATTCTCTGTCCAGGGCTCTGGAATAAGCATCATAGCGGTATGGGCAGGCGTTCTGCCAGCTAAAACAAATAATTCAAATGCATTGTCGAGCATAGAGGAATCACTACCATTTGTATCGATTATTGGCAGTAGCTTCGTTAAGTCATCTCCAAAAGCTTTTGAAACAAATTGTTTTTCTCTGGCCTTCATCCAGTTGATATTGCCACGTAATGTGTTGATTTCACCATTGTGAACAATATAACGGTTGGGATGTGCTCGCTCCCAACTCGGAAAAGTATTGGTACTATAACGGGAATGTACAAGTGAAAATGCAGAAGTGAATAATTCGTCCTGTAAATCGACATAAAACAAATCGACTTCTTCTGGAGTTAATAATCCTTTATAAACAATCGTTTGACTGGAAAGACTCGGACAATAGAATTTAAGACTTTGACTTTCAGCCCAATGCTCTGCTTGTTTCCGAATAATATATAATTTGCGTTCAAAAGCTAATGATTCCATTTCATTATTTGCTTTTATAAAAACTTGGCGAATAAAGGGTGCCGTTTCCTTCGCTTTTTCACTTAATCCACTTGCATCGATTGGTACTGTTCTCCAGCCTATAAGCGCTTGCCCTTCGGCAACTATCAAATCGTTTATTTTTTGTTCAATTAGTTTACGTTCATTAGAGTCGTTTGTAAAAAACAACATACCGACTCCGTATTTGCCTTTTTCGGGTAAATCCCATTCATTACATACAACCCGAAAAAATATATCAGGTATTTGAACCATCAATCCAGCTCCGTCACCTGTTTTGCCATCGCCGCCTCTGCCAGCACGATGCTCTAATCGACATAACATCTCAAGTCCTTTTTTTACAATATCATGTGTTGCATTACCTTTTATATGTGCGTATAAACCTATCCCACACGCGTCATGTTCAAAAGACGGGTCATACATACCTTGTGCTTGTGGTAATTGGTGAAATGTCATGTTTATACCTCCTTTTAAACTAAAAAGTTCGTTAGGAATATTGTATGTTTTCAAAATAATATAAACAATATATAATTTGGATATAAATCATCTAATATCGAGATAGATAAGGGGAATTCGATGGAACTACGTCAACTGAGGTACTTTATAGAAGTTGCAGAAAGAGAGCATATTTCGGAGGCTGCGGTCCATTTACATGTTGCACAGTCCGCAGTTAGTAGACAAATAGCTAATTTGGAAGATGAACTAGGGGTTCAATTATTCGAACGGATTGGTAGAAATGTAAAGTTAACACCAATTGGTAAGATCTTCTTGGAGCATAGTGTCTCTGCCATACAAGCTATCGACTTTGCGAAAAAACAAATTGATGAATATTTAGACCCTGAAAAAGGAACTATTAAAATTGGATTTCCAACAAGTTTGGCCGGTCACTTATTACCAACAGTAATTTCCGCATTTAAGAAAGAGCATCCAAATGTTGCTTTTCATTTACGTCAGGGATCATACAGCTATTTAATAGATGCTGTGAAGCAGCGTGAGCTTAACTTGGCATTTTTAGGTCCTCTACCTCCTAAGGAGAGTAGTTTAAATAACACTATTCTTTTTACGGAGAATTTTTCTATTCTAGTGAATGCAAACCATCCCTTTGCTAAAAAAGATAAAATACCGCTCATTGATCTCCGAAATGAGAATTTTGTACTTTTTCCTGAAGGCTACATCATGCAAAAGTTAGTAATTGAAGCTTGTAATTCAGTCGGCTTCAAACCTAAAGTTTCTTCTGAGGGTGAAGATATGGATGCCATTAAAGGATTAGTCGCCGCAGGGATAGGACTTACACTCTTACCTGAAAGTACTTTTTATGATTCTACCCCAAGATTCACGAAAAAAATTCCAATTGAGTTACCTAATATACGAAGAACTGTTGGAATTATAAGCCCAGCTACACGGAATCTTTCCCCTTCAGAAAAGGTTTTTCATGATTTTGTCATTCAATTTTTCTCACTACTTGGGCAGTATCAATAGGATTTCATTGAATGGAAGTATGCACAAAAATTCTCCTAAAAATGGCTGTTTGAAGACGGTGGATATATTATTAAATTAAGAAAAACCGGCCCTTTAAATTCAAAACCTATTTCTAGCATTTTAAGTAGGCTTTGGATAGACTTGTCGCTATATTATTACCGATTGATTTTTTATAGAGGCTGATCGTGACGTCAGTCACGATCAGCCTCTATTTTCTCGGTTATCTTATGGCGTTTGACCAGCATTAACGGGCAGTAGAAAACTGCCCGTAAAAGCCCGTTTGGTTCGGGCCAACAGGATGTTGGTCACTCAGGCATTGCCGCACGACGCGGCGTTATTTGGCTGAGTTCAATTTTTCAATCAGTGGGGGAAGAAGCCCCACTGTTTGAAGTTTCACTTTATCTCCCCGTCGCACTTCTACAACTTTTAGAAACAGGTTAGTACGTTTTTGGATAACTAGAAAAAAGAAACTTTCTATTCATAGTGTAAGCGCCAGAAGATACAATTTCTGGCGCTATTTCGCTTCTTTATTGAGTAAACACTTACTATCTCTTCATTTTCACTAGTATTAAAGAAACTCTACTTCCCTCGTTAAAAATAGCATTCCTAATTCAACAGCAATTTCAGAAAACTTTTCTTATTACATTTACTGAAACAATTCTATTATCATAGCGATGAGCTATGTTAAAGCCTATCTTGAGTACTACACACAATATTTATTGTAGTGAAAGGTGGCGACTCTAGCAGGATGAGTGAGACAGATGTAACATCACAGGCGGACGCGCAAGCGTAGGTGATGGTTCATCGCTCACCCTGCGGAGGCCAACAGGATGTTGGTCACGAAGGCGTTGCGATCGCGACGTGGCGCACTTAGCCATTATACTCCACCTGAAACGGAAATCAGTAGTATTCAACATTCTCTCAAGTCTCGCAAACCCAGTATTCACGGGATATTTTATATCCTTTATTACTTCACTGGAATTATACTAGTTTTACAAAAAGCCGAACATAAGTCTAGGAATTTTCCACGCTTCTATAATCTAGCAATTTCTTCTTACTTCTATAATTTACGATAAATATGCTAATACCAACCATAACTAAGCCGATTAAGAGCAAATAAGTAATTGGTTCATCTAGGAATACTGCTCCTAAGATGACCGCAATAATTGGCACCATAAAAGTGAAAGATCCTACCTTACTAGCTTCACCTTCCTTAATAAGCTTGTAATATACAATTTGTGCAAGAGGAATCCCTAAAATTGAACCATAAATTAATGCCCCGACATATTTAATATTCCAAACGATATCGGAAAAGTCCTCGAAAAAACCACCGAATATTATCAAAACGAATCCACCTATCATACATTGCATGGAAACCATCCAGAATGCATTAACCATATGACTTACTCTCTTGACATATATAACACCTAATGCCCAGAAAAGTGCAGTAAGTAGCCCCAGGATTACACCAATTACTGAGACATGAAAAGTTAACCCATCCAGGCTAACAATGACAATTCCGATAAACCCAATAAACAATCCAATAATCTTAGCAGGAGTCATAAATTCCCCTAACCAAATCCATGCAAAGAGACCTAGCAACACTGGTTGAAAGTAAACAAGGATGGAAAATAATCCGCCAGGTAAATAATTTAACCCAACTGTTTGAATTCCAAAAAATAAAGTTGTGTTTAATAATGCGGAAATACAATAAAAGCGCCAATTTTCTCGCCATTTTATTTTTTCTCTATTGTTAAATAAAATTATTGCTAACAAAAGCCCACCAATTGTTGCTCTCATTCCAGCAAATAATATAGGTGGTGTATATGGTAATGCTAGTTTATATATCGGCCAACTTGCTCCCCAAACAAAAATTAAAAACAAGAGAAGCATCGTTGACTTTTTTAAAACGTTATTCAAACCTATTACTTCCTTTCAGTTAATACTTCAAGTCTATAAAATACTCTCATCACTATACACCTTTACAAGCAAACCATCTATTAAAATAGTTTTCTTCTAAATATCATCTTGTGACAATTTATCAAAACAAAAAAACACGAAAATCTTTTCATTGATTTTCATGCTTTTTGAAACTTACATACTGAAAGGTCTTTCTTTTCAGACTGTATAATCTTATTTAACTTTGTTAAAGAATTCTACAAAGTTATTTACGACCTGATCTAAGAAATCACTTGTCGCTTGATCTGTGATTTCATTTTGTTCATTTATCTTTGTATGAATGGCACCAATATATACTTCGTTGCCTGGAAGTAATTTTGGTTGGAGCGTTGGATTAGAAATAATTTCTCTTAAATGCATTTGCGCACGAACGCTACCTAAAACGCCCATAGAAGAGCCTACGATAAATGTTGGTTTGTCTTTTAGATCATGTCCACTGCGTGACATCCAATCAATCGCATTTTTCAATGCACCTGGAATAGAGAAGTTATATTCTGGAACTGCAAAAAGCACTGCTGATGCATTACGAACTTTCATTTTAAAATCCATTGCTCCTTTAGGAGGGTTATCTTCTATATCAGCACTGAACATTTCTACATCATTAATAGAAACGATTTGTATGTCCAACTGTTCCGTATAACGTTTTTTCATATATTCTACTAATTTTAAGTTGTAAGAGCCTTTTCTATTACTTCCTATGATTGCTGCTACTTTAATGGCCATCTGCACATCTCCTATTTCTTTGTTATTTTATAAATTATCTAATATTACTCACAATTGTTAGTATATCACCATAGTTTAAAATTATGCTGAGAGTATGCTCATTCATTTGATATCAAAAATGGGATCGCTAATAGTTTAGCGATCCCACTTCATTAGTAATATTTGTTAACTCACGATTGCATTGGCAATTACTAACATGATTAATGCTGTAAACCAAGCTAAAGTAGTTGGAACCGACCATACTAAAATTTGCTCTTTCAATTTAGTAATACCGAGCATACGGTTAACTACCCAGAACATAGAATCGTTAAAGTAAGAAAATAACATTGCACCTAAAGCAGCTGCTTGTGCAGCAAGTGCTAAGTTGACATCTAAATTTGCTAGAATTGGTGCGGAAATTGAAGCTGCTGTAATCATTGCAACTGTACCACTACCTTGTATCAAACGTACAAT carries:
- a CDS encoding DMT family transporter — encoded protein: MLLLFLIFVWGASWPIYKLALPYTPPILFAGMRATIGGLLLAIILFNNREKIKWRENWRFYCISALLNTTLFFGIQTVGLNYLPGGLFSILVYFQPVLLGLFAWIWLGEFMTPAKIIGLFIGFIGIVIVSLDGLTFHVSVIGVILGLLTALFWALGVIYVKRVSHMVNAFWMVSMQCMIGGFVLIIFGGFFEDFSDIVWNIKYVGALIYGSILGIPLAQIVYYKLIKEGEASKVGSFTFMVPIIAVILGAVFLDEPITYLLLIGLVMVGISIFIVNYRSKKKLLDYRSVENS
- the gltB gene encoding glutamate synthase large subunit translates to MTFHQLPQAQGMYDPSFEHDACGIGLYAHIKGNATHDIVKKGLEMLCRLEHRAGRGGDGKTGDGAGLMVQIPDIFFRVVCNEWDLPEKGKYGVGMLFFTNDSNERKLIEQKINDLIVAEGQALIGWRTVPIDASGLSEKAKETAPFIRQVFIKANNEMESLAFERKLYIIRKQAEHWAESQSLKFYCPSLSSQTIVYKGLLTPEEVDLFYVDLQDELFTSAFSLVHSRYSTNTFPSWERAHPNRYIVHNGEINTLRGNINWMKAREKQFVSKAFGDDLTKLLPIIDTNGSDSSMLDNAFELFVLAGRTPAHTAMMLIPEPWTENPHISEEKKAFYAYHSSLMEPWDGPTAISFTNGKQIGAILDRNGLRPARYLVTKDDYIVFSSEVGVVDIDEENILYKERLSPGRMLLVDLEKGRIISDEEIKTEMAKAQPYQQWLTENMYKLPVMEEKAEELVDLLFRQKVFGYTFEDVHKYMIPIAVDGKDPIGSMGNDTPLAVLSDRPQSLFNYFKQLFAQVTNPPIDSIREHIVTSTMTLLGSEGDLLHPNASNAKRIFLDTPILTNGQLAHLKENTIKYFTPAVLQLNMSEDLKLDLEILSEKVDVLIEQGTSLFILSDRHISEQQQTIPVLLAASHVHQHLLRNGNRTKVSIIVESGEAREVHQFAALIGFGVDAINPYLAYATIGEAIQDGHITSTYSEAVAKYSKGIADGVVKVMSKMGISTVQSYRGAQIFEAVGISKDVIERYFTGTVSQLSGIDLATIAREAINRHEQAVVASGNSLESGSDFQWRSTGEHHAFNPKTIHTLQWATRRGDYGLYRQYAEMANEERIGFLRNLLTFDKKVKSIPLEEVESVEKIVKRFKTGAMSYGSLSQEAHETLAIAMNRIGGKSNSGEGGEHPSRYELDANGDNRRSAIKQIASGRFGVKSHYLVQANELQIKMAQGAKPGEGGQLPGNKVYPWVADVRGSTTGVGLISPPPHHDIYSIEDMAQLIHDLKNANRAARISVKLVAKTGVGTIAAGVAKGAADVIVISGYDGGTGASPKTSIKHTGLPWELGLAEAHQTLMLNGLRERVVLETDGKLMTGKDVVMAALLGAEEYGFATAPLIVMGCIMMRACHLDTCPVGIATQNPDLRDKFTGTADYVVNFMKFVAEEVREYMALLGFRTVEEMVGRTDVLEVSERAKAHWKAKQLNLDALLYQPEGTRTWRTQQDHKIDDSFDMKVLLPKLKKVIDSQSKAEMYFPISNRDRVVGTIIGSEISKQYGARGLTDDSIVLRFTGAAGQSFGAFIPKGMTMYITGDVNDYFGKGLSGGKLIVTAPIQGKAEQNVIAGNVALYGATSGTAFINGRAGERFAVRNSGVDVVVEGIGDHGCEYMTGGRAVILGDVGKNFGAGMSGGIAYVLVDDVSGFKEKCNTEMIGFEQIQTADELHAVRQLIMDHYYYTKSTKAMNLLDNWDEASGRFVKVVPNDYKIMLEKIQSFKLQGLTDDAAAMQAFLGTSIVKDKKTEELAKK
- a CDS encoding LysR family transcriptional regulator; this encodes MELRQLRYFIEVAEREHISEAAVHLHVAQSAVSRQIANLEDELGVQLFERIGRNVKLTPIGKIFLEHSVSAIQAIDFAKKQIDEYLDPEKGTIKIGFPTSLAGHLLPTVISAFKKEHPNVAFHLRQGSYSYLIDAVKQRELNLAFLGPLPPKESSLNNTILFTENFSILVNANHPFAKKDKIPLIDLRNENFVLFPEGYIMQKLVIEACNSVGFKPKVSSEGEDMDAIKGLVAAGIGLTLLPESTFYDSTPRFTKKIPIELPNIRRTVGIISPATRNLSPSEKVFHDFVIQFFSLLGQYQ
- a CDS encoding NADPH-dependent FMN reductase, which produces MAIKVAAIIGSNRKGSYNLKLVEYMKKRYTEQLDIQIVSINDVEMFSADIEDNPPKGAMDFKMKVRNASAVLFAVPEYNFSIPGALKNAIDWMSRSGHDLKDKPTFIVGSSMGVLGSVRAQMHLREIISNPTLQPKLLPGNEVYIGAIHTKINEQNEITDQATSDFLDQVVNNFVEFFNKVK